The following proteins are encoded in a genomic region of Natrinema sp. DC36:
- a CDS encoding valine--tRNA ligase, whose product MDAPEQDDEPTLEGGYDPDAVESRWQRRWIDEDVYAYEADEERDPNTVYAIDTPPPTVSGSLHMGHLYGSTLQDFAARFQRMHDGDVLFPFGYDDNGIASERLTESELDIRHQDYERREFQELCREVCAEYEAEFTEKMQDLGTSIDWNNTYKTIEPRVQRISQLSFLDLYEKGREYRKKAPAIWCPECETAISQVEMEDEERASHFNDIAFELVGDDAPREEFVISTTRPELIPACVSVFVHPDDEENRDLIGETARIPLFDHEVPIIEDERVDMEKGSGVVMCCTFGDQNDIEWYQAHDLPLRVAIDESATMTDLAGPYEGMSTEEAREAIVEDLEDEGSLRDRWEISHAVQVHERCDTAVEYRVSKQWYVEILDHKEEYLEAGREMDWYPEKMFTRYEHWIEGLEWDWLISRQRDSGIPFPVWYCADCDHEIMAERADLPVDPLSDEPPVSACPECGGDEFEAEEDVFDTWATSSLTPLINAGWDWNADSEEFTMDNPELYPFDLRPQGHDIISFWLFHTVVKCYEHTGEVPFDATMINGHVLDENREKMSKSRGNVVEPDEVLSEYPVDAVRFWAASAAVGDDFPYQEKDLTAGEKLLRKLWNASKLVDTLAPADPDEPAELEAIDRWLLAELDDAVADLTAHLEEYEFAKARDRLRTFFWNTFCDDYLEIAKTREDNPSTQYALRTAHRTFLELWAPFLPHATEEIWQAVYSDGGENLDRSSIHTREWPSPQGYEADLAAGETAMEVISALRRYKSEHQLPLNEDLESVSVYGPIDGFEDAIQHVMHVQDLAVLEEPPEITTEVASIDLDYSSVGPKFGSKVGEIDAGIESGEYEIDDDEGVLRVAGEELEDDLFEVELERTYSGEGEMIETESAVLILE is encoded by the coding sequence GACGGCGACGTGCTCTTTCCCTTCGGCTACGACGATAACGGGATCGCGAGCGAGCGCCTGACCGAATCGGAACTGGACATCCGCCATCAGGACTACGAGCGCCGCGAGTTTCAGGAACTTTGCCGCGAGGTCTGTGCGGAGTACGAGGCCGAGTTTACGGAGAAGATGCAGGATCTCGGGACCTCGATCGACTGGAACAACACCTACAAGACGATCGAACCGCGCGTTCAACGCATCTCGCAGCTGTCCTTCCTCGACCTCTACGAGAAGGGGCGCGAGTACCGCAAGAAGGCGCCCGCGATCTGGTGTCCGGAGTGCGAAACGGCCATCTCGCAGGTCGAGATGGAAGACGAGGAGCGCGCCTCGCACTTCAACGACATCGCGTTCGAACTAGTTGGCGACGACGCACCGCGAGAGGAGTTCGTCATCTCGACGACGCGTCCGGAGCTCATCCCGGCCTGCGTCTCCGTCTTCGTCCACCCCGACGACGAGGAGAATCGAGACCTCATCGGAGAGACCGCCCGGATTCCCCTGTTCGACCACGAAGTGCCGATCATCGAGGACGAGCGCGTCGACATGGAGAAAGGCAGCGGCGTCGTGATGTGCTGTACCTTCGGCGACCAGAACGATATCGAGTGGTACCAGGCCCACGACCTCCCGCTCCGGGTGGCCATCGACGAGTCCGCGACGATGACCGACCTCGCCGGTCCCTACGAGGGCATGTCCACCGAGGAAGCCCGCGAGGCCATCGTCGAAGACCTCGAGGACGAGGGCTCCCTTCGCGATCGCTGGGAGATTTCCCACGCGGTCCAGGTCCACGAACGCTGTGACACCGCCGTCGAGTACCGCGTCTCCAAGCAGTGGTACGTCGAGATCCTGGACCACAAGGAGGAGTACCTCGAGGCCGGTCGGGAGATGGACTGGTACCCCGAGAAGATGTTCACCCGCTACGAGCACTGGATCGAGGGCCTCGAGTGGGACTGGCTCATCTCGCGCCAGCGCGACTCGGGCATTCCGTTCCCGGTCTGGTACTGCGCGGACTGCGATCACGAGATCATGGCCGAGCGGGCGGACCTGCCAGTCGACCCGCTGAGCGACGAACCACCGGTCTCGGCCTGTCCCGAGTGCGGGGGCGACGAGTTCGAGGCCGAGGAGGACGTCTTCGACACGTGGGCGACCTCCTCGCTGACGCCGCTGATCAACGCCGGCTGGGACTGGAACGCCGACAGCGAGGAGTTCACGATGGACAACCCCGAGCTCTACCCGTTCGATCTGCGCCCGCAGGGCCACGACATCATCTCCTTCTGGCTGTTCCACACCGTCGTCAAGTGCTACGAGCACACCGGCGAGGTGCCCTTCGACGCGACGATGATCAACGGCCACGTCCTCGACGAGAACCGCGAGAAGATGTCCAAATCGCGGGGGAACGTCGTCGAACCCGACGAAGTGCTCTCGGAGTACCCAGTCGACGCCGTCCGGTTCTGGGCCGCCAGCGCCGCCGTCGGCGACGACTTCCCGTACCAGGAGAAGGACCTCACCGCGGGCGAGAAGCTTCTGCGAAAGCTCTGGAACGCCTCGAAGCTCGTCGACACGCTCGCACCCGCCGATCCCGACGAGCCCGCCGAGCTCGAGGCGATCGATCGCTGGCTCCTCGCGGAACTCGACGACGCCGTCGCGGATCTGACCGCACACCTCGAAGAGTACGAGTTCGCGAAGGCCCGCGACCGCCTGCGGACGTTCTTCTGGAACACCTTCTGCGACGACTACCTCGAGATCGCCAAGACGCGCGAAGACAATCCGTCGACGCAGTACGCGCTGCGGACCGCGCATCGGACGTTCCTCGAGCTGTGGGCCCCGTTCTTGCCCCACGCGACGGAGGAGATCTGGCAGGCCGTCTACAGCGACGGTGGCGAGAATCTCGACAGGAGCAGCATCCACACCCGCGAGTGGCCCAGTCCGCAGGGGTACGAGGCGGACCTCGCGGCCGGCGAGACCGCCATGGAGGTCATCTCCGCGCTGCGACGCTACAAGAGCGAGCACCAGTTGCCGCTGAACGAAGACCTCGAGTCCGTTTCCGTCTACGGCCCGATCGACGGCTTCGAAGACGCGATCCAGCACGTGATGCACGTACAGGATCTCGCGGTGCTCGAGGAACCGCCGGAGATCACGACCGAAGTCGCGTCGATCGATCTCGACTACTCGTCGGTCGGCCCGAAGTTCGGGTCGAAGGTCGGCGAGATCGACGCCGGAATCGAGAGCGGCGAGTACGAGATCGACGACGACGAGGGCGTGCTTCGGGTCGCCGGCGAAGAACTCGAAGACGACCTCTTCGAGGTCGAACTCGAGCGGACCTACTCGGGCGAGGGCGAGATGATCGAGACCGAGTCGGCGGTTCTCATCCTCGAGTAG
- a CDS encoding DUF1405 domain-containing protein, with protein MTASTSSGRLSDRERDDDTSLPAYLAPVPRTLEDLGLRFAWLVVAINLAGTAFGFWYYSGQFTETAAVLWPWVPDSPLATLFIALAIACWKLGREQPWLTALAFFGNIVLGLWTPYTLLAFADSYAYLSPVMYQFLFWSHLAMVVQAFVLYRISDFPVWAVAVAALWYWSNLVVDYFVPIVGEPHHTIIPVERDAAVFLEADALGVIAAGEVTFVLLALFLALAIRVKKCEAARNQP; from the coding sequence ATGACTGCGTCGACCTCGAGCGGCCGGTTGTCGGATCGCGAGCGCGACGACGATACGTCCCTTCCGGCGTATCTCGCGCCCGTTCCGCGCACGCTCGAGGACCTCGGATTGCGATTCGCGTGGCTCGTCGTGGCGATCAACCTCGCGGGGACGGCATTCGGCTTCTGGTATTACTCGGGACAGTTCACCGAGACCGCGGCCGTGCTCTGGCCCTGGGTTCCGGACAGCCCGCTCGCGACGCTGTTCATCGCGCTGGCGATCGCCTGCTGGAAGCTGGGTCGCGAGCAGCCGTGGCTCACCGCGCTGGCCTTCTTCGGTAATATCGTCCTCGGACTGTGGACGCCCTACACGCTGCTCGCGTTCGCCGACTCCTACGCGTACCTCTCCCCGGTGATGTACCAGTTCCTATTCTGGAGTCACCTCGCGATGGTCGTGCAGGCCTTCGTCCTCTACCGGATCAGCGACTTTCCGGTGTGGGCCGTCGCCGTCGCCGCCCTCTGGTACTGGAGCAACCTGGTCGTCGACTACTTCGTCCCCATCGTCGGCGAGCCCCACCACACGATCATCCCCGTCGAGCGCGACGCGGCCGTGTTTCTCGAGGCCGACGCGCTGGGCGTGATCGCCGCCGGCGAAGTCACGTTCGTCCTCCTGGCGCTGTTTCTCGCGCTCGCCATCCGGGTCAAAAAGTGCGAAGCCGCCCGGAATCAGCCGTAG
- a CDS encoding acetoacetate decarboxylase family protein gives MTTGDERTRRRLSTGHVVDLPLELSFAMGGVTVPARRSRLEAVLPEGLSSLAIAPGVGCVALIGIQYHQVGGGDRGETGLEPYDEFAVIIPAVRGSRTTLPLAQLADGEIGGYVHWLPVTTDPSVALGRECWGYPKERADITVTDGPNGVRAVVDGGRYGGRETVRLEVSRPRLSPQARDWTMASFTRKDGALLRTNAQIRGEVAIGIGPSVGTRLEVTGELARELGLWRRPLTRLYGSDVRARLFEGERVLE, from the coding sequence ATGACTACCGGCGACGAACGGACGCGACGACGGCTTTCGACCGGCCACGTGGTTGACCTCCCGCTCGAGCTATCGTTCGCGATGGGTGGCGTGACGGTCCCCGCGCGTCGCAGTCGGCTCGAGGCAGTCCTCCCGGAGGGGCTTTCGTCGCTCGCGATCGCCCCCGGCGTCGGCTGCGTCGCACTCATCGGGATTCAGTACCACCAGGTCGGTGGCGGGGATCGAGGCGAGACGGGCCTCGAGCCCTACGACGAGTTCGCCGTCATCATCCCGGCGGTCCGCGGGAGTCGAACGACCCTCCCCCTCGCACAGCTCGCGGACGGCGAGATCGGCGGCTACGTGCACTGGCTCCCGGTCACGACCGATCCCTCGGTCGCGCTCGGCCGCGAGTGCTGGGGCTATCCCAAGGAACGGGCCGACATCACGGTGACCGACGGCCCGAACGGGGTTCGAGCCGTCGTCGACGGCGGCCGCTACGGCGGGCGCGAGACCGTCCGACTCGAGGTCTCCCGGCCCCGACTCAGTCCGCAGGCGCGCGACTGGACGATGGCCAGTTTCACGCGCAAAGACGGCGCTCTCCTGCGGACGAACGCCCAGATTCGGGGTGAGGTGGCGATCGGGATCGGACCGTCGGTCGGGACGCGTCTCGAGGTCACGGGGGAGCTGGCACGGGAGCTCGGACTGTGGCGACGGCCGCTCACCCGGCTGTACGGGTCGGACGTTCGAGCGCGTCTGTTCGAGGGCGAACGGGTCCTCGAGTGA
- the pdxS gene encoding pyridoxal 5'-phosphate synthase lyase subunit PdxS, whose protein sequence is MTEETDLEDLRRGTDLVKRGFARMQKGGVIMDVVDPEQARIAEEAGAVAVMALEAVPADIRKRGGVARMADPGDVEEIVNSVSIPVMGKARIGHTKEAQILEAVGVDMIDESEVLTPADDAYHIDKRDFTAPFVCGARDLGEALRRIDEGAAMIRTKGEAGTGDVNQAVHHQRTIKGAIRKLEGMSHEEREAFARDIEAPAELVHETAEMGRLPVVNFAAGGIATPADAALMMHHECDGIFVGSGIFGAENPPEMADAIVQATNNWDEPETLAEISKHLGKGMKGDANVDLPEEEKLQGRGV, encoded by the coding sequence ATGACCGAGGAAACCGATCTCGAGGACCTCAGGCGCGGCACCGATCTCGTCAAGCGCGGCTTCGCCCGGATGCAGAAGGGCGGCGTCATCATGGACGTCGTCGACCCCGAACAGGCCCGCATCGCCGAGGAGGCCGGCGCCGTCGCGGTGATGGCGCTGGAAGCCGTCCCCGCGGACATCCGCAAGCGCGGCGGCGTCGCGCGGATGGCGGATCCCGGTGACGTCGAGGAGATCGTCAACTCGGTCTCGATCCCCGTCATGGGGAAGGCCCGCATCGGCCACACGAAGGAGGCCCAGATCCTCGAGGCCGTCGGCGTGGACATGATCGACGAGAGCGAAGTGCTCACGCCGGCGGACGACGCCTACCACATCGACAAGCGCGACTTTACCGCGCCGTTCGTCTGCGGCGCGCGCGACCTCGGCGAGGCGCTGCGCCGGATCGACGAGGGCGCAGCGATGATCCGGACCAAGGGCGAGGCCGGCACCGGCGACGTCAATCAGGCCGTCCACCACCAGCGGACGATCAAGGGTGCCATCCGGAAACTCGAGGGCATGAGCCACGAGGAACGGGAGGCCTTCGCCCGCGATATCGAAGCGCCGGCGGAACTGGTCCACGAGACCGCCGAGATGGGGCGGCTGCCGGTCGTCAACTTCGCGGCGGGCGGGATCGCGACGCCCGCCGACGCCGCGCTCATGATGCATCACGAGTGCGACGGCATCTTCGTGGGCAGCGGAATCTTCGGCGCGGAGAACCCGCCCGAAATGGCCGACGCGATCGTTCAGGCGACGAACAACTGGGACGAACCCGAGACGCTCGCCGAGATCTCGAAGCACCTCGGCAAGGGGATGAAAGGCGACGCGAACGTCGACCTCCCCGAGGAAGAGAAGCTGCAGGGCCGCGGCGTTTAG
- a CDS encoding homoserine kinase codes for MLTVRAPATSANLGSGFDVFGLALGTPADIVRVERAPETTITVTGAGSEYIPEDPAKNTVGAVAEALNAPARIRIDKGVRPSSGLGSSAASAAAAAVALNALYDRGRTREDLVSVAAKGEEVVSGEAHADNVAPSLLGGFTVVTDDGVTQVDASVPVVACLPEISVSTRDARGVVPESATMDEVVTTVGNAATLTVGMTRDDPELVGRGMNDDIVTPERTKLITGYEDVREAALEAGATGVTVSGAGPGILAVCHRGDRRAIASAMVDAFDAAGVESRAYQTAISEGATLYRDDS; via the coding sequence ATGCTCACCGTGCGGGCACCGGCGACGAGTGCGAACCTCGGGAGTGGCTTCGACGTCTTCGGCCTCGCTCTCGGAACGCCCGCCGACATCGTTCGGGTCGAGCGCGCCCCGGAGACGACGATTACGGTTACCGGAGCCGGTAGCGAGTACATCCCCGAAGACCCGGCCAAGAACACCGTCGGTGCGGTCGCCGAGGCCCTGAACGCTCCGGCCCGCATTCGAATCGACAAGGGCGTCCGCCCCTCCTCGGGGTTGGGCTCGTCGGCCGCGAGCGCGGCCGCCGCCGCCGTCGCGCTCAACGCCCTCTACGACCGCGGCCGCACCCGCGAGGACCTCGTCAGCGTCGCCGCCAAGGGCGAGGAGGTCGTCTCCGGCGAGGCCCACGCGGACAACGTCGCTCCCTCCCTGCTCGGCGGCTTCACCGTCGTCACCGACGACGGCGTCACGCAGGTCGACGCGTCCGTCCCGGTCGTCGCCTGTCTCCCCGAGATATCCGTCTCGACGCGAGACGCACGCGGCGTCGTCCCCGAGTCGGCTACCATGGACGAGGTCGTCACCACGGTCGGCAACGCGGCGACGCTGACCGTCGGCATGACTCGAGACGACCCCGAGCTCGTCGGCCGAGGGATGAACGACGATATCGTTACGCCCGAACGGACCAAGCTCATCACGGGCTACGAGGACGTTCGCGAGGCCGCCCTCGAGGCGGGCGCGACCGGCGTGACGGTCAGCGGTGCCGGCCCCGGGATTCTGGCGGTCTGTCACCGCGGGGATCGACGCGCGATCGCGTCGGCCATGGTCGACGCCTTCGACGCGGCCGGCGTCGAGAGTCGGGCCTATCAGACCGCGATCAGCGAGGGGGCGACGCTGTACCGGGACGACTCGTAG
- a CDS encoding methyl-accepting chemotaxis protein: MDIVRRLVPTAIRRRYAVKFGIALLILGLSVGLIGYGATAGITNQVEDRVQTDHASSASQEAQSLQMWNEQNEHTVGTIVRSDVVASDDPQAIQQRFLDWQEHLDTDTFDISYVDLTNETVTASTNGAYRGVPTSELNNVPSEAYSEATTNVPWVSDAYTAQGEFGQNTTVITYVQLSAESENRAVVYTANIEAYANQLQQDEGVTTMVVDGDDEVMLDNQGYGENHETFGLAYGGDSAVLSDARTEGASTRQVSGADFDFGSLETTAYDFDESKYVTSSARVFGTDWVVVTHEPASQALGYVTSINQYGVYATILGVLMIGMVGAVLGRNTAVSIDRLTDKAGQMEEGNLDVDLETKRIDNIGRLYDGFDSMRVALREQIEEAEAAREEAERERERVQEINGHLEEKAAEYSDVMEAAADGDLTARMEADGENEAMAEIAADFNEMLEEIERTVAELNRFATDVATASEQVTASSEEVRSASQQVTGSIQEISDGADRQNESLQSVNQEMSGLSTTTEEIAASSNEVADIAERTVDTGRDGQEAAQAAITAMDEIEGEAGSAVSEIRRLEEEVQQIDELINTISEIARQTNMLALNANIEASRSAGGSDDEGFSVVAKEVKALSEDVAEAADEAEDRLEAIRERTEQSAVEVEGTSDDIEDASEQVEEAVHALEQIADLAQQTNVGVQEISAATEEQAASTQEVVAMVDDAATISEETTSEAENVAAAAEEQTTALTEVTQSASNLSQQAAQLSEALDRFDTEVDRDDVELESMIDTDAEPAAAESTFEVDTEATDEPDDENRGITFDTADDPSDPGPDSDDLLTFDDGADDTLEAEPTDSAAETTDGDQLAADVLESDPGDEPVEPAGNEPEQAAADESAADGQRDGGAGEIGAEEILGIEERDDGATDIGASDTTDGSPGSTDPLAEETMDPLADATETADPLAEETEAAEPLADDSDASAPLEDERDTTAASGDDDVDTSAGFEPAGDSAPDLEQGSTAGDDGDTEPDESTTADGSPADDDAAESADDDDEPTESDDVFTFGTASDEDDE; encoded by the coding sequence ATGGATATCGTTAGACGATTGGTACCGACAGCTATCCGACGCAGGTACGCGGTCAAGTTCGGGATCGCGCTGCTTATTCTCGGGCTGTCGGTCGGCCTGATCGGATACGGGGCAACTGCAGGGATCACTAACCAAGTCGAGGATCGCGTACAGACCGATCACGCGTCTTCGGCCAGTCAGGAAGCACAGAGTCTGCAGATGTGGAACGAGCAGAACGAACATACGGTCGGGACGATCGTCAGATCGGACGTCGTCGCCAGTGACGATCCGCAGGCGATCCAACAGCGATTCCTCGACTGGCAGGAGCACCTCGATACCGACACGTTCGATATCTCCTATGTCGACCTCACCAACGAGACGGTGACGGCAAGCACCAACGGAGCCTACCGTGGTGTACCCACCAGCGAACTGAACAACGTCCCGAGCGAGGCCTACTCGGAGGCGACGACGAATGTCCCCTGGGTCTCCGACGCTTACACCGCGCAGGGCGAGTTCGGACAGAACACCACCGTCATCACCTACGTCCAGCTCTCCGCCGAAAGCGAGAATCGCGCGGTCGTCTACACGGCCAACATCGAGGCGTACGCGAACCAGTTGCAACAGGACGAGGGCGTCACGACGATGGTCGTCGACGGTGACGACGAGGTCATGCTCGACAATCAGGGGTACGGCGAGAACCACGAAACGTTCGGGCTCGCGTACGGCGGCGACAGCGCCGTTCTGAGCGACGCGCGAACCGAAGGCGCGTCCACGCGACAGGTTTCGGGCGCCGACTTCGACTTCGGCTCGCTCGAGACTACCGCCTACGACTTCGACGAGAGCAAGTACGTCACCAGTTCAGCGCGCGTGTTCGGGACGGACTGGGTCGTCGTGACCCATGAACCGGCCAGTCAGGCGCTCGGGTACGTCACCTCGATTAACCAGTACGGTGTCTACGCGACGATCCTCGGCGTCCTCATGATCGGCATGGTCGGTGCCGTCCTCGGTCGGAACACCGCCGTCTCGATCGACCGGCTCACCGACAAGGCCGGTCAGATGGAGGAGGGCAATCTCGACGTCGACCTCGAGACCAAGCGGATCGACAACATCGGCCGGCTCTACGACGGCTTCGACTCGATGCGCGTCGCCTTGCGCGAGCAGATCGAGGAAGCCGAAGCCGCCCGGGAGGAGGCCGAACGCGAACGCGAGCGCGTCCAAGAGATCAACGGCCACCTCGAGGAGAAGGCCGCCGAATACAGCGACGTGATGGAAGCGGCCGCAGACGGCGACCTGACCGCGCGGATGGAAGCCGACGGCGAGAACGAGGCGATGGCCGAGATCGCCGCGGACTTCAACGAGATGCTCGAGGAGATCGAGCGAACGGTCGCCGAACTCAATCGGTTCGCGACCGACGTCGCGACCGCCTCCGAGCAGGTGACCGCCTCGAGCGAGGAAGTTCGCTCCGCGTCCCAGCAGGTTACCGGGTCGATTCAGGAGATTTCGGACGGCGCGGACCGTCAGAACGAGTCGCTCCAGTCGGTCAATCAGGAGATGAGCGGGCTCTCGACGACGACCGAGGAGATCGCCGCCTCCTCGAACGAAGTGGCCGATATCGCCGAACGGACCGTTGACACCGGGCGAGACGGACAGGAAGCCGCGCAGGCGGCGATCACCGCGATGGACGAGATCGAGGGCGAAGCCGGCAGCGCCGTCAGCGAGATCCGCCGACTCGAGGAGGAAGTCCAGCAGATCGACGAACTCATCAATACGATTTCGGAGATCGCCCGCCAGACCAACATGCTGGCGCTGAACGCCAACATCGAGGCCTCCCGATCCGCGGGCGGCAGCGACGACGAAGGGTTCTCCGTCGTCGCGAAGGAGGTCAAGGCGCTCTCCGAGGACGTCGCCGAGGCGGCCGACGAGGCAGAAGACCGGCTCGAGGCGATTCGAGAACGCACCGAGCAGTCCGCCGTCGAGGTCGAGGGCACGAGCGACGACATCGAGGACGCCAGTGAGCAGGTCGAGGAGGCCGTTCACGCACTCGAGCAGATCGCCGACCTCGCCCAGCAGACCAACGTGGGGGTCCAGGAAATCTCCGCGGCGACCGAAGAGCAGGCCGCCTCGACCCAGGAGGTCGTCGCGATGGTCGACGACGCCGCGACGATCTCGGAGGAGACCACCTCCGAAGCCGAAAACGTCGCCGCCGCAGCCGAAGAGCAGACCACGGCACTGACCGAGGTCACGCAGTCCGCCTCGAACCTCTCCCAGCAGGCCGCACAGCTCTCCGAAGCGCTCGACCGGTTCGATACCGAGGTCGACCGCGACGACGTGGAACTCGAGTCGATGATCGACACCGACGCGGAGCCGGCGGCGGCCGAGTCGACGTTCGAGGTCGACACAGAGGCGACCGACGAACCGGACGACGAGAATCGAGGGATCACGTTCGATACGGCCGACGATCCGAGCGACCCCGGCCCCGACTCGGACGACCTCCTCACGTTCGACGACGGAGCGGATGACACGCTCGAGGCCGAGCCGACCGATTCGGCCGCCGAGACAACCGATGGTGACCAGTTGGCCGCGGATGTACTCGAGAGCGATCCGGGCGACGAGCCCGTCGAGCCAGCGGGTAACGAGCCTGAGCAGGCGGCCGCCGACGAGTCAGCCGCGGACGGGCAACGCGACGGCGGTGCCGGCGAGATCGGCGCGGAAGAGATCCTCGGGATCGAAGAGCGTGACGACGGTGCGACTGACATCGGCGCGTCGGACACGACCGATGGATCGCCCGGCTCGACCGATCCGCTCGCGGAGGAGACGATGGATCCACTTGCAGATGCCACGGAAACGGCCGATCCGCTCGCGGAGGAGACGGAGGCCGCAGAGCCACTTGCGGACGATAGTGACGCGAGTGCGCCGCTCGAGGACGAGCGCGACACGACGGCAGCGTCCGGAGATGACGATGTCGACACGAGCGCCGGATTCGAACCGGCGGGCGACTCGGCTCCCGACCTCGAGCAGGGATCGACTGCCGGAGACGACGGTGACACCGAACCAGACGAATCGACGACCGCCGACGGATCGCCGGCCGACGACGACGCGGCCGAGAGCGCGGATGACGATGACGAGCCGACCGAAAGCGACGACGTGTTCACGTTCGGCACGGCGAGTGACGAAGACGACGAGTAA
- a CDS encoding ABC transporter substrate-binding protein, with translation MTDSHAHREAADNTVGSSRRRGFDRRHVLKTTAGSAAGLSLAGCLETAGSILGSDDVEPVTIGVLAPNPDSDSTGRSIVQGARTAVDELKKAGGINGRDVEMAVGDTNSSPQEARRQYQRLVLEEGADVTVGISTSEALVPLMDDIAEQETLHLTAGSATTTASQKVNEEYEKYKHHFRVGPVNGSNLAQAQIEFLTEKGGDIGWNSIAVLAEDYDWTEGLWSFYQSRFSDLDIDVTMWNRYPPATDDFSSIYDDVEASDADAAFISTAHTGTKAIRDWGPAQREFAFGGIHVPMQLPSYYRLTDGACRFAVGYASATATSELTDKTQPFVKMYQNRYGGQSPVYTGFISYDAVKLFADAAGRAGTVDSETLVGTLEDTSFTGTTGTLEFHGPDHQFAHDVIYGEENVQPIYFQWQETDDGEGVQEVIWPDEHASAEYVDPTWF, from the coding sequence ATGACCGACTCTCACGCCCATCGTGAGGCCGCAGACAACACCGTCGGCTCGAGCCGACGGCGCGGCTTCGATCGCCGGCACGTCCTCAAAACGACCGCGGGTAGCGCTGCCGGACTCTCCCTTGCAGGGTGTCTCGAGACCGCCGGATCGATCCTCGGGAGCGACGACGTTGAACCGGTGACGATCGGGGTTCTCGCACCGAATCCGGACAGCGACTCCACCGGGCGCTCGATCGTTCAGGGCGCACGGACCGCCGTCGACGAACTGAAGAAAGCCGGCGGGATCAACGGCCGCGACGTGGAGATGGCCGTCGGCGACACGAACTCGAGCCCGCAGGAGGCTCGTCGTCAGTACCAGCGGCTCGTCCTCGAGGAGGGTGCCGACGTCACGGTTGGCATCTCCACGAGCGAGGCGCTCGTCCCGCTGATGGACGACATCGCCGAGCAGGAGACGCTCCACCTCACGGCCGGTTCGGCGACGACAACGGCCAGCCAGAAGGTCAACGAGGAGTACGAGAAGTACAAGCACCACTTTCGCGTCGGCCCGGTCAACGGTTCGAACCTCGCGCAGGCCCAGATCGAGTTTCTGACCGAGAAGGGGGGCGATATCGGCTGGAACTCCATCGCCGTGCTCGCCGAAGACTACGACTGGACCGAGGGGCTGTGGTCGTTCTATCAGAGCCGCTTCAGTGATCTCGACATCGATGTGACGATGTGGAACCGGTATCCGCCGGCAACCGACGATTTCTCGTCGATTTACGACGATGTCGAGGCGTCGGATGCTGATGCGGCGTTCATCTCGACGGCTCACACCGGTACCAAGGCCATACGCGACTGGGGACCGGCGCAGCGGGAGTTCGCCTTCGGCGGCATTCACGTTCCGATGCAGCTCCCGTCGTACTACCGGCTGACCGACGGCGCGTGCCGGTTTGCCGTGGGCTACGCCAGCGCCACGGCGACGAGCGAACTCACCGACAAGACGCAGCCGTTCGTCAAGATGTACCAGAACAGGTACGGTGGGCAGAGTCCCGTCTATACGGGCTTCATCTCCTACGACGCGGTCAAGCTATTCGCGGACGCCGCCGGACGGGCCGGGACGGTCGACTCCGAGACGCTGGTCGGCACGCTCGAGGATACCAGCTTCACCGGGACGACCGGCACGCTCGAGTTCCACGGGCCGGACCACCAGTTCGCCCACGACGTTATCTACGGGGAGGAGAACGTCCAACCCATCTACTTCCAGTGGCAGGAAACCGACGACGGTGAGGGCGTCCAGGAAGTCATCTGGCCCGATGAGCATGCGTCCGCCGAGTACGTCGATCCGACCTGGTTCTAG